A window from Enterocloster bolteae encodes these proteins:
- a CDS encoding carboxypeptidase regulatory-like domain-containing protein: MIKKHGNRFAPEKKTGNHKWIPLLLLFLLMLLSSCAAGYILGRSAFPESSGRRIDTILLTPDGDAAEQQMQQIFHLAGKINYTNGRPYAQGRVQLHSEPRETVTDTNGSFTFFHVEGGEHQIRILDRTGNVLGERKVNLFSAQAESGVNVSLQQNGQYTIEVAVDVRLMEVAIELDEKNNSLYINPEKLTYLTSDGRLVTPTGEAYYWEGTLVTPGGLVITADKTVVAPASEGPLGIALLTPENQVIYPEQDAALPDGTKLLENGNILLPGETMIERNENGTVILTPDGLRGQPGAGGVVISGDNQVSPIGTGTSGPDSNTHGNPAGPNESVSGNGYDTGTNPAERNDSSQIGNGSGGVNAGLGSGEGGESNAGSGGVSGDSSEGNDKDGGGISGGGGSGDSSGGNSGDSSGGNSGNSGGETGGDNGGGGDDKDEGPIPNFRVSWTQGQEIELFSDLSGNVQTLLPGAEGSYPFILENNNSFHVIFTLSIEEDSLHIPMRFRIVTYKDRKPLTDWWDTQNGGAAESDTVRLGAGESKSYLLEWQWPYESGKDGIDTNAGKADLDYRVRLKIWAQQEGP, translated from the coding sequence ATGATAAAAAAACATGGAAATAGATTTGCTCCTGAAAAGAAGACAGGGAATCATAAATGGATTCCGTTACTGTTGTTATTTTTACTTATGCTTTTGTCCTCCTGTGCGGCGGGATATATTCTCGGCAGATCTGCATTTCCCGAATCATCAGGCAGGAGAATCGACACAATACTTCTGACACCTGATGGAGACGCAGCAGAGCAGCAGATGCAGCAGATATTTCATCTGGCAGGAAAAATTAATTATACCAATGGCAGGCCCTATGCTCAGGGGAGGGTTCAGCTTCACAGTGAACCAAGGGAAACCGTTACGGACACAAACGGGAGCTTTACGTTTTTTCATGTGGAGGGCGGGGAGCACCAGATTCGTATTTTGGACCGTACGGGTAATGTTTTGGGAGAACGGAAAGTCAACCTTTTTTCGGCTCAGGCGGAATCAGGAGTCAATGTCAGCCTGCAGCAAAACGGGCAGTATACCATTGAGGTGGCAGTCGATGTCAGGCTGATGGAGGTGGCAATCGAGCTGGATGAAAAGAATAACTCATTGTATATTAATCCGGAGAAATTGACCTACCTGACATCAGACGGCCGTCTTGTGACACCAACAGGGGAAGCGTATTATTGGGAGGGAACACTTGTCACACCAGGCGGTCTGGTGATTACAGCAGACAAAACTGTGGTTGCGCCGGCAAGTGAGGGACCTTTGGGGATCGCTCTTTTGACCCCGGAAAACCAGGTGATTTACCCGGAACAGGATGCAGCTTTGCCTGATGGGACCAAACTGCTGGAAAATGGGAATATTTTACTTCCGGGAGAAACGATGATTGAGAGGAACGAGAATGGAACCGTAATCCTTACACCAGATGGGCTGCGCGGACAGCCGGGAGCAGGTGGTGTTGTTATATCCGGTGATAATCAGGTGTCGCCTATCGGGACAGGTACAAGTGGTCCAGATTCAAATACACATGGTAATCCCGCCGGACCGAATGAAAGTGTATCAGGAAACGGCTATGACACTGGGACGAACCCGGCGGAACGTAATGATTCCTCTCAAATTGGGAATGGCAGCGGCGGTGTTAATGCCGGACTTGGATCCGGGGAAGGCGGAGAAAGCAATGCGGGAAGCGGCGGCGTCAGTGGAGATAGCAGCGAAGGCAATGACAAGGACGGGGGAGGCATTAGCGGCGGAGGCGGCAGTGGAGACAGCAGCGGAGGTAATAGCGGAGACAGCAGCGGAGGCAATAGCGGAAACAGCGGTGGAGAGACCGGCGGTGATAACGGAGGCGGCGGAGATGACAAAGATGAAGGACCGATTCCGAATTTTCGTGTGAGCTGGACACAAGGTCAGGAAATAGAATTGTTTTCCGATTTGTCGGGAAATGTGCAGACCCTTTTGCCGGGCGCGGAAGGAAGCTACCCGTTTATACTTGAAAATAATAATTCCTTTCATGTTATCTTTACCCTATCAATTGAGGAAGACAGCTTACACATTCCCATGCGTTTCCGTATTGTTACATATAAAGACAGAAAGCCGCTTACCGATTGGTGGGATACACAAAACGGCGGCGCTGCGGAAAGTGATACCGTACGCCTGGGTGCAGGTGAAAGCAAATCCTATCTTTTGGAGTGGCAGTGGCCTTATGAGAGCGGAAAGGACGGGATTGACACAAATGCAGGCAAGGCAGACCTTGATTATAGGGTCAGGCTTAAAATATGGGCTCAGCAGGAAGGTCCGTAG
- a CDS encoding signal peptidase I, which yields MSRDRKISVRSVMGGILCVIFIPVIFINLTLIISTYTKPGEMPGVFGIKPVIVLSGSMEPVIQTGDMIFLHSTDPARLQTGDVICYLDSGQAITHRIVGIREGEDGQVRYVTQGDGNNTADRQAVSADQVQGIWRGGKIPGMGSGIMFMQSAAGMILFMICPLCLFILWDIWRRRRLDREEAEHRAALEAELREYRSREKGDPDSK from the coding sequence ATGAGCAGAGACAGGAAGATCTCAGTCCGGTCCGTTATGGGCGGGATATTGTGCGTTATCTTTATACCGGTGATTTTTATAAACCTGACATTGATTATCAGCACCTACACAAAGCCCGGTGAGATGCCGGGAGTATTTGGTATAAAACCTGTTATTGTCCTGTCCGGCTCCATGGAGCCGGTGATACAGACAGGGGATATGATATTTTTACATAGTACGGATCCGGCCCGGCTTCAAACAGGTGACGTGATCTGTTATCTGGACTCCGGCCAGGCCATTACACACAGGATTGTAGGAATTCGGGAGGGAGAGGATGGGCAGGTACGGTATGTCACGCAGGGCGACGGGAACAATACAGCAGACCGGCAGGCCGTAAGCGCGGACCAGGTACAGGGAATCTGGCGCGGAGGTAAAATTCCCGGGATGGGTAGTGGGATTATGTTCATGCAGTCTGCAGCCGGAATGATTCTGTTTATGATATGCCCGTTGTGCCTGTTTATTCTGTGGGATATCTGGAGAAGAAGGCGCCTTGACAGGGAGGAGGCAGAACACAGGGCTGCTCTGGAGGCAGAATTGAGAGAATACAGGTCCAGAGAAAAGGGAGATCCGGACAGTAAGTGA
- a CDS encoding tyrosine-type recombinase/integrase translates to MNIYGEFQEKLCLFRNYLLEEERSAATIEKYGRDVLAFLSWLSDREEISKEVVVGYKQAIIGKYKTTSANSMLVSVNRFLDFIGKKDCQVKLFKIQRNPFRKKDKELTKEEYNRLILAAKAKSSSRLFLMIQAICSTGIRVSEHRFITREALERGRITIYNKGKERVVFLPKKLKKCLLQYCRQNGIYSGPVFVTKNGTPVNRCNVWAEMKALCKEAGVSPEKVFPHNLRHLFAVTYYRMQKDIVHLADILGHSNIEYTRIYTFTSEEEHARVLSRMCLLI, encoded by the coding sequence ATGAATATATATGGCGAATTTCAGGAAAAACTATGTCTGTTTCGAAATTATCTATTGGAGGAAGAACGTTCCGCTGCAACCATTGAAAAATATGGAAGGGATGTCCTGGCTTTCCTATCATGGCTGTCTGACCGTGAAGAGATTTCAAAAGAAGTGGTGGTTGGATATAAGCAGGCAATCATTGGGAAATACAAAACAACAAGCGCCAACAGCATGCTGGTATCAGTAAACCGTTTTCTGGATTTTATCGGAAAAAAGGACTGTCAGGTAAAACTATTTAAGATACAGAGAAATCCATTTCGGAAAAAGGATAAAGAGCTGACTAAAGAGGAATATAACAGGCTGATCCTGGCTGCAAAGGCAAAATCAAGCAGCCGCCTGTTTCTTATGATCCAGGCAATATGCAGTACCGGTATCCGTGTCAGCGAGCACCGTTTTATCACTAGGGAGGCGCTGGAGAGAGGAAGAATCACTATTTACAACAAAGGCAAGGAGCGCGTAGTCTTTCTGCCAAAGAAGCTGAAAAAATGCCTGCTCCAATACTGCAGGCAGAATGGAATCTACTCCGGACCTGTTTTTGTCACCAAAAATGGTACACCGGTTAACCGTTGTAATGTATGGGCAGAAATGAAGGCATTGTGCAAAGAGGCCGGGGTCAGCCCGGAAAAAGTTTTTCCGCATAATCTGCGCCATCTGTTCGCGGTTACTTATTACCGGATGCAGAAGGATATCGTGCATCTGGCCGATATCCTGGGCCACTCCAATATTGAGTATACCAGAATTTACACATTTACCAGTGAAGAGGAGCATGCCCGTGTATTGTCAAGGATGTGCCTGCTGATATAA
- a CDS encoding serine hydrolase domain-containing protein, which translates to MMQNENWPVPEWRTTDPGEQGMDRALPEKLRSVITSEYANTNGIVVVRNGCIVCEEYFHGFGPDVPVHVASVTKSVLSALTGIAVDKGYIPSVSRRIMEYLPEYVSETHNRNCGNVTIENLLTMTVPYAFEEWKEPLEQLCTSPDWVGFTLDMMRDVRETDKPRRHFQYCTAGAHLLSAVLQRAVGMSTREFANRYLFEPVGMTVIPDYPMETYTCDSLFGEGVRGWVHDPDGVTAGGWGLTMTPRDMARLGLLYLNMGRWNGARIISESWVRQSVKRTFSRYGYMWWRFEKKGVAVHAAMGDGGNMICWVPDRNLVAAIASGFVPEAKNRWLMVRDYILPAVEENRV; encoded by the coding sequence ATGATGCAAAATGAAAATTGGCCTGTCCCGGAGTGGCGGACAACAGATCCCGGGGAGCAGGGCATGGACCGGGCATTACCTGAAAAACTGCGTTCGGTTATCACATCAGAATACGCAAATACCAATGGCATCGTGGTGGTCAGAAATGGCTGTATTGTCTGTGAGGAGTACTTTCATGGCTTTGGACCGGATGTTCCGGTCCATGTGGCATCGGTGACTAAGAGCGTGCTGTCCGCGTTGACGGGCATTGCGGTGGACAAGGGATATATACCGTCTGTCAGCCGGAGGATAATGGAGTATTTACCGGAGTATGTTTCGGAAACACATAACAGGAACTGCGGGAATGTGACCATTGAAAATCTGCTGACTATGACGGTGCCCTATGCTTTTGAGGAATGGAAGGAACCCTTGGAACAGCTGTGTACATCTCCCGACTGGGTGGGATTCACCCTGGATATGATGAGGGATGTGAGGGAAACCGATAAACCCCGTAGGCATTTCCAATATTGTACGGCAGGAGCCCATCTTTTGTCCGCGGTTTTACAGCGGGCGGTTGGGATGAGTACCAGAGAATTTGCAAACCGCTATCTGTTTGAGCCTGTTGGAATGACGGTGATTCCGGATTATCCCATGGAAACCTATACATGTGACAGTCTGTTTGGGGAAGGAGTCAGGGGGTGGGTGCACGATCCTGACGGCGTCACCGCAGGCGGATGGGGGCTGACCATGACTCCCAGGGATATGGCGCGGCTCGGCCTTCTGTATCTGAACATGGGCAGGTGGAATGGAGCGCGTATCATTTCAGAATCATGGGTCCGTCAGTCTGTGAAGAGAACCTTCAGCCGCTATGGTTATATGTGGTGGCGGTTTGAGAAAAAAGGAGTGGCTGTCCACGCCGCCATGGGAGATGGAGGAAACATGATTTGCTGGGTTCCTGACAGGAACCTGGTGGCGGCGATTGCGTCCGGTTTTGTGCCGGAGGCGAAGAACAGGTGGCTGATGGTCAGGGATTATATACTGCCGGCTGTTGAGGAAAACAGGGTGTGA
- a CDS encoding GNAT family N-acetyltransferase, with protein MDIRIREYTEADAEEAVRIWNHIVEEGAAFPQLELLTAETGNRFFSEQSFTGIAYDGGGGEIVGLYILHPNNVGRCGHICNASYAVKSQLRGHHIGEALVKHCMEQGKKLGFRILQFNAVVKSNASALHLYEKLGFTQLGVIPGGFLMKDGSYEDIIPHYHVL; from the coding sequence ATGGATATCAGGATACGGGAGTATACAGAGGCGGACGCAGAAGAGGCAGTCAGGATATGGAACCATATTGTGGAGGAGGGAGCGGCATTTCCGCAGCTGGAGCTTCTTACGGCAGAGACAGGGAACCGTTTTTTTTCAGAGCAGTCATTTACAGGGATTGCGTATGACGGTGGGGGAGGAGAAATCGTGGGACTGTATATTCTCCATCCCAATAATGTGGGGCGCTGCGGCCATATCTGCAATGCCAGCTACGCGGTTAAATCCCAGCTGCGGGGACACCATATCGGAGAGGCATTGGTGAAGCATTGCATGGAGCAGGGGAAAAAGCTGGGATTCAGGATACTTCAGTTTAACGCTGTGGTGAAGAGTAATGCGTCGGCGCTCCATCTGTATGAAAAGCTTGGATTTACACAGTTGGGCGTGATACCAGGAGGATTCCTTATGAAGGATGGGAGTTATGAGGACATCATTCCCCATTATCATGTCCTGTGA
- a CDS encoding IMP dehydrogenase, whose product MAFYFEEPSRTFSEYLLIPGYSSTQCIPSQVNLKTPLVKYKKGTEPDISINIPMVSAIMQSVSDDRMAVALAQEGGISFIYGSQAIEKQAEMIHKVKRYRAGFVVSDSNVSPDMTLADVLAITEETGHSTIAVTADGQPNGKLLGIVTNKDYRVSRMGPDTKVKDFMTTLDNLVYADESTTLKEANDIIWEHKINCLPLVNKNQELVYLVFRKDYDTHKKNENELIDSSKRYMVGAGINTRDYEQRVPALLDAGADVLCIDSSEGFSEWQKITIDYIRKNFGDSVKVGAGNVVDGDGFRFLAEAGADFVKVGIGGGAICITREQKGIGRGQATALIEVAKARDEYYKETGVYVPICSDGGIVHDYHITLALAMGADFIMLGRYFARFDESPTKRVNVNGSYMKEYWGEGSARARNWQRYDMGGDKKLSFEEGVDSFVPYAGSLKDNVNLTLSKVRSTMCNCGALTIPELQEKAKITLVSSTSIVEGGAHDVMLRDKR is encoded by the coding sequence ATGGCATTCTATTTTGAGGAACCTTCCCGCACGTTCAGCGAGTATCTTCTGATTCCAGGCTATTCATCCACCCAGTGTATCCCTTCCCAGGTGAATCTGAAGACGCCTCTGGTAAAATATAAGAAAGGAACAGAACCGGACATATCCATCAATATCCCCATGGTTTCTGCCATCATGCAGTCCGTATCGGATGACAGGATGGCTGTTGCCCTTGCGCAGGAAGGCGGGATTTCCTTTATATACGGGTCCCAGGCCATTGAGAAGCAGGCTGAGATGATTCACAAGGTGAAGCGGTACAGGGCCGGTTTTGTGGTGAGTGATTCCAATGTATCGCCGGATATGACGCTGGCAGATGTGCTGGCCATCACGGAGGAGACAGGCCATTCCACCATTGCGGTGACTGCGGACGGACAGCCCAACGGAAAGCTGTTAGGCATTGTCACCAATAAGGATTACCGTGTCAGCAGGATGGGACCTGACACTAAGGTAAAGGACTTTATGACAACGCTGGATAATTTGGTTTATGCTGACGAGTCCACTACCCTGAAGGAAGCCAATGATATTATCTGGGAGCACAAGATTAACTGCCTTCCGCTGGTGAATAAGAACCAGGAGCTGGTGTACCTGGTTTTCCGTAAGGACTATGACACCCATAAAAAGAATGAGAACGAACTCATTGACAGCTCCAAGCGGTATATGGTGGGAGCAGGTATCAATACAAGGGACTATGAACAGCGTGTGCCGGCCCTGTTGGACGCGGGAGCGGATGTGCTGTGCATTGACAGCTCCGAAGGCTTCTCTGAGTGGCAGAAGATTACCATTGACTACATCCGGAAGAATTTTGGGGATTCGGTGAAGGTAGGAGCCGGCAATGTTGTGGACGGAGACGGATTCCGGTTCCTGGCAGAGGCAGGAGCTGATTTTGTCAAGGTGGGAATTGGCGGCGGCGCCATCTGTATTACCCGTGAACAGAAGGGAATCGGAAGAGGACAGGCCACGGCCCTGATTGAGGTGGCAAAGGCCAGGGACGAGTATTATAAAGAGACTGGCGTATACGTGCCCATCTGTTCGGACGGCGGCATTGTACACGATTACCATATCACGCTGGCGCTGGCCATGGGCGCTGATTTCATCATGCTGGGACGGTACTTTGCCAGATTTGACGAGAGCCCTACCAAGAGGGTGAATGTCAATGGAAGCTACATGAAGGAATACTGGGGTGAAGGCAGCGCCAGAGCCAGGAACTGGCAGCGCTATGATATGGGCGGGGATAAGAAGCTGTCCTTTGAGGAGGGCGTGGACTCCTTTGTTCCATATGCCGGCAGCCTTAAGGACAATGTGAACCTCACTTTGAGCAAGGTGCGCTCCACCATGTGCAACTGCGGGGCGCTTACCATTCCGGAGCTCCAGGAGAAGGCAAAAATCACCCTGGTATCTTCCACCAGTATTGTGGAAGGCGGGGCACATGATGTTATGCTGAGGGATAAGAGATAA
- the dcd gene encoding dCTP deaminase — protein MILSDRTLFKMLEAGTLSITPLDKEQVQPASVDIRLGNTFSIVEDLSTGVITLKDEVRYKTINTDTYILLPGQFVLATTMEYVSLPDNLTAFVEGRSSLGRLGLFIQNAGWVDPGFQGEITLELFNANRCAIELKAGRRVGQLVFAEMDDTALKPYNGKYQGQKGATGSRVYMD, from the coding sequence ATGATTTTATCAGACAGGACACTATTTAAAATGCTGGAGGCAGGTACCTTGTCAATCACGCCGTTAGATAAAGAGCAGGTACAGCCGGCCAGTGTGGATATACGTCTGGGGAATACCTTCAGTATTGTGGAGGATTTATCCACGGGAGTCATTACTTTAAAGGATGAGGTCAGGTACAAGACCATAAATACAGATACATACATCCTTCTTCCGGGCCAGTTTGTGCTTGCCACAACCATGGAGTATGTTTCCCTGCCTGACAACCTGACTGCTTTTGTGGAGGGGAGAAGTTCCCTGGGGCGTCTGGGTCTGTTCATACAGAATGCGGGCTGGGTGGACCCGGGCTTTCAGGGGGAGATTACCCTTGAACTGTTTAATGCAAACCGATGTGCCATTGAGCTGAAGGCAGGACGAAGGGTTGGCCAGCTTGTGTTTGCGGAAATGGATGACACAGCCCTGAAACCATACAATGGAAAATACCAGGGGCAGAAGGGTGCCACCGGGTCGCGGGTATATATGGACTGA
- a CDS encoding HAD family hydrolase has protein sequence MGTEFVLFDFDGVIANTEESNAAYLEKALSAFGIQLTDDDRKALIGTNDKARIESLLSRSLVKVTAEDLAGKRRQVGNTYENSCIRPMPGVVSLIQEIRGRGMKTGLVTSTSTRLIMIALNRMRMTALFDVVICGDMCANHKPDPECYKKAMDYLGAEPCKCIVFEDSAVGIHAARLAGARVAAYRGSGIQQDVSEADLIVDSYDECKDMLDDIMQGRKMQDRITQGGIIPCK, from the coding sequence ATGGGAACGGAGTTTGTGCTGTTTGACTTTGACGGTGTTATTGCAAATACAGAGGAGAGCAATGCAGCATATCTGGAAAAGGCCCTGTCGGCCTTTGGAATCCAACTGACGGATGATGACCGGAAGGCTTTAATCGGTACCAATGACAAAGCCAGAATCGAGAGCCTGCTTTCCAGGTCTTTGGTCAAGGTCACGGCAGAGGACCTGGCGGGAAAGCGCCGGCAGGTGGGAAATACATACGAAAACAGCTGTATCCGCCCCATGCCGGGGGTGGTATCCCTGATTCAGGAGATACGGGGCCGGGGAATGAAGACAGGACTGGTGACCTCTACCTCCACCCGGCTGATTATGATTGCACTGAACCGGATGAGGATGACCGCGCTGTTTGATGTTGTCATATGCGGCGATATGTGCGCCAACCATAAACCGGATCCGGAGTGCTATAAAAAGGCAATGGATTATCTGGGAGCGGAGCCTTGTAAGTGCATTGTGTTTGAGGATTCCGCTGTGGGCATACACGCTGCCAGGCTGGCAGGAGCCCGGGTGGCGGCGTACCGCGGCTCGGGAATCCAGCAGGATGTAAGTGAAGCTGATTTGATTGTGGATTCATATGATGAGTGTAAGGATATGCTGGATGACATAATGCAGGGCAGAAAAATGCAAGACAGAATAACGCAGGGCGGAATAATACCCTGTAAATAG
- a CDS encoding fructoselysine 6-kinase: MKDYKIIAVGDNVCDKYLSRGRMYPGGQCVNTCVYAKLNGAYTAYLGKYGTDQVAECVRDTLKQIGIDDSHSRCHEGENGFALVTLKGNDRVFLGSNKGGVAREYGYDFTEEDFAYISQFNLIYTNLNSYIEDDLKSLKETGVAIAYDFSTRWTDAYLEKVCPYVTVAILSCAHLTRQERETEMKKVQSYGVKVVLGTIGEDGSYVLYDDSFLYAPAVHADDVIDTMGAGDSYFAAFLCSLLETSQTGAVVEGTEERMKERLVEAMERGAAFAAKMCAKEGAFGYGVPVLGRTEI, encoded by the coding sequence ATGAAGGATTACAAAATAATCGCGGTGGGAGATAATGTCTGTGATAAATACCTTTCCAGAGGCAGGATGTACCCGGGGGGCCAGTGTGTCAATACATGTGTGTACGCCAAACTCAACGGGGCTTATACTGCTTACCTTGGAAAATACGGCACTGACCAGGTGGCTGAATGTGTCCGGGATACACTGAAGCAGATAGGGATTGACGACAGCCATAGCCGCTGCCATGAGGGTGAGAACGGATTTGCCCTGGTGACACTGAAAGGAAATGACCGGGTATTTCTGGGCTCCAATAAGGGAGGAGTCGCCAGGGAGTATGGCTATGATTTTACAGAGGAGGATTTTGCGTATATCAGCCAATTTAATCTGATTTATACTAATTTGAATTCTTACATCGAAGATGATTTAAAGAGTCTTAAAGAAACCGGAGTTGCCATTGCCTATGATTTTTCCACCAGATGGACAGACGCGTATCTGGAGAAGGTGTGCCCGTATGTCACGGTGGCCATTCTTTCCTGCGCCCATTTGACCAGGCAGGAGCGGGAAACGGAGATGAAGAAGGTACAGTCCTATGGAGTTAAGGTGGTCCTTGGCACCATTGGGGAGGACGGATCCTATGTACTGTATGATGACAGCTTTTTGTATGCGCCCGCTGTCCATGCGGACGATGTGATCGATACCATGGGCGCAGGTGATTCTTACTTTGCAGCCTTCCTGTGCTCTTTGTTAGAAACCTCGCAGACAGGTGCTGTGGTGGAGGGTACAGAGGAGCGCATGAAGGAAAGACTGGTGGAAGCAATGGAGAGGGGAGCTGCGTTTGCGGCTAAAATGTGCGCCAAAGAAGGGGCATTTGGCTACGGCGTGCCTGTTCTTGGGAGGACTGAAATATAG
- a CDS encoding PfkB family carbohydrate kinase yields MKRAIAMADNCIDVYYKLDRYYLTGNSIDFAFNYRDLGGDVTEMTILGNDVFAMALEERLKERGIALRVLKRADRPTGMATMDIVDGDKKHLHFEGNAMEEIELSGEDLEFVKSFDIVYAERWSRIDRYIKELKQPGQIWVYDFSKRLEQEGNDLILPYLDYAFFSYDRDDSYIRDFMVKVRKKGTGTVIAMLGEHGSLAYDGDRFYEKEAEKVPVVNTVGAGDSYIAAFTYGVSLGESISQCMDRGKKRATEIIRQFNPYK; encoded by the coding sequence ATGAAGCGGGCAATTGCAATGGCAGATAACTGCATTGATGTGTACTATAAGCTGGACCGGTATTACCTCACCGGAAACAGCATTGATTTTGCGTTTAATTACCGGGATTTGGGCGGTGATGTGACGGAGATGACCATTCTTGGCAATGACGTATTTGCCATGGCTCTGGAAGAACGCCTGAAGGAGAGGGGAATAGCCCTTCGCGTTCTGAAACGCGCGGACCGCCCCACCGGAATGGCCACCATGGATATTGTGGATGGGGATAAGAAGCATCTTCACTTTGAAGGGAATGCCATGGAGGAGATTGAACTTTCAGGAGAGGACCTGGAATTTGTGAAATCCTTTGATATTGTATACGCTGAGCGCTGGTCCAGGATTGACCGCTATATTAAGGAGTTAAAGCAGCCCGGGCAGATTTGGGTGTATGATTTTTCCAAACGGCTGGAGCAGGAGGGCAATGACCTGATATTGCCCTATCTTGACTACGCATTTTTCTCTTATGACCGGGACGACAGCTATATCAGGGACTTCATGGTAAAAGTGAGAAAAAAGGGCACCGGTACTGTGATTGCCATGTTAGGAGAACACGGCAGCCTTGCCTATGACGGGGACCGGTTCTATGAAAAGGAAGCAGAGAAGGTGCCTGTGGTGAACACGGTGGGAGCCGGGGATTCCTATATCGCAGCATTTACCTATGGCGTAAGCCTGGGGGAATCCATATCCCAATGTATGGACAGGGGAAAGAAGCGGGCCACGGAAATCATCCGGCAGTTCAATCCATATAAATAA
- a CDS encoding secondary thiamine-phosphate synthase enzyme YjbQ produces the protein MEFKLKEAAVCADREFEMIKITPEVRAFVEESGIENGLVYVITEHTTTGITVNESLDCVEKDIMECLSRIAPEDYPYHHNHYLPTYGTIGGNTPGHLKSLLTGNHCVFPIVRGELKLGHAADIYFCEYDGIKMRHYMIYAVGERKE, from the coding sequence ATGGAGTTCAAACTAAAGGAAGCAGCTGTCTGTGCGGACCGGGAATTTGAGATGATTAAGATTACCCCTGAGGTCAGAGCGTTTGTGGAAGAAAGCGGGATTGAGAACGGGCTGGTCTATGTGATCACGGAGCATACCACCACGGGCATCACGGTCAATGAAAGCCTGGACTGTGTGGAAAAAGACATTATGGAATGCTTAAGCCGCATTGCCCCGGAGGACTATCCGTACCATCATAACCATTACCTGCCCACATACGGGACCATCGGAGGAAACACACCGGGTCATCTGAAGTCCCTGCTGACAGGAAATCACTGTGTATTTCCCATTGTGCGGGGAGAGCTGAAGCTGGGCCATGCAGCGGACATTTATTTCTGCGAATACGACGGAATCAAAATGCGCCATTATATGATATACGCTGTGGGGGAAAGGAAGGAATAG
- a CDS encoding amidohydrolase family protein produces the protein MVIDTHIRPALFGPICRDRDRFRKRCDEMNYHLMGPSDMDLLKKQYALADIQKIFMLPDDNSSKTGEPAISNDEIAQLAACDSDFFIGFAAADPGNKDGADELRRAFGELGLKGLYVNTARLHMYPYDERLTPLYDICREFGRPIIFHSGLSLEQQAFSRFSRPADFEEICCRYPDINICLTHVGWPWVQETAALLLKYENCYTSTALMNFDGPYQIYHKVFKEDMGELWVEHNISRKIMFGSGSPRIRPVRCKRGLDSLGFSSETLENIYYKNALRFLGHA, from the coding sequence ATGGTAATAGATACGCATATACGCCCCGCGCTTTTTGGACCAATCTGCCGGGACAGGGACAGATTCAGAAAACGGTGCGATGAGATGAATTATCATCTGATGGGACCTTCGGACATGGATTTGCTGAAGAAGCAGTATGCCCTGGCCGATATACAGAAGATTTTCATGCTGCCGGATGACAATTCATCTAAAACAGGGGAACCAGCCATATCCAATGATGAGATAGCGCAGCTGGCAGCCTGTGATTCTGATTTTTTTATCGGGTTTGCGGCGGCGGATCCGGGAAATAAGGATGGGGCGGATGAACTCAGACGTGCATTTGGAGAGCTGGGACTGAAGGGGTTGTATGTCAATACGGCCAGGCTTCACATGTATCCCTATGATGAGAGATTGACGCCTCTGTATGACATATGCAGGGAATTTGGCAGGCCGATTATCTTTCACTCAGGACTTAGCCTGGAACAGCAGGCATTTTCAAGGTTTTCCAGACCAGCTGATTTTGAGGAGATATGCTGCAGATATCCGGATATCAATATCTGCCTGACCCATGTGGGATGGCCCTGGGTCCAGGAGACAGCCGCCCTTCTTCTGAAATATGAAAATTGTTATACAAGCACGGCGCTGATGAATTTTGACGGCCCTTACCAGATATACCATAAGGTATTTAAGGAAGATATGGGGGAGCTGTGGGTGGAGCATAATATTTCCCGTAAAATCATGTTTGGCTCCGGTTCGCCCAGAATACGGCCTGTCCGGTGCAAGCGGGGACTGGACAGTCTGGGGTTCTCTTCCGAAACCCTTGAGAACATATATTATAAAAATGCCCTCAGGTTTTTGGGACATGCATAA